A part of Melittangium boletus DSM 14713 genomic DNA contains:
- a CDS encoding VOC family protein, translating into MESEKLLSSFVKVLVSDAERSLRFYEALGFKRLNADPPFTHLRWENQAEVYLVAVPAAVKMEGRRGLGVLIGIRVGATGLEEITARAQALGATVEGPTRQPWHTREITLADPDGYRLNFIEPA; encoded by the coding sequence ATGGAGAGTGAAAAGCTGCTGTCGTCCTTCGTGAAGGTGCTCGTGTCGGACGCCGAGCGCTCGTTGCGGTTCTACGAAGCACTCGGCTTCAAACGCCTGAACGCGGATCCCCCCTTCACCCACCTGCGCTGGGAGAACCAGGCCGAGGTGTACCTGGTCGCCGTTCCGGCGGCGGTGAAGATGGAAGGCCGCCGGGGCCTGGGCGTCCTCATCGGCATCCGGGTGGGCGCGACGGGCCTGGAGGAGATCACCGCCCGCGCCCAGGCGCTCGGAGCCACCGTGGAAGGCCCGACCCGGCAGCCCTGGCACACGCGGGAGATCACCCTCGCGGACCCGGATGGCTACCGGTTGAACTTCATCGAGCCCGCCTGA